The Paraburkholderia sabiae genome includes a region encoding these proteins:
- a CDS encoding PsiF family protein has translation MKIQAIVTALALTSCLAAPAFAQNGQPAPTADCNRQAGDRKGDDRKAFIRNCMSTKPAAALTPSSQQDRMKLCNSQAGEKKGDDRKAFMKACLSGKT, from the coding sequence GTGAAAATTCAAGCCATTGTCACCGCCCTCGCCCTCACCAGTTGCCTCGCTGCTCCTGCATTCGCCCAGAACGGCCAGCCAGCGCCCACGGCCGATTGCAACCGCCAGGCCGGCGACAGGAAGGGCGATGACCGCAAGGCATTCATCAGGAACTGCATGTCGACGAAACCTGCGGCTGCGTTGACACCGTCGTCGCAGCAGGACAGGATGAAACTGTGCAACAGTCAGGCTGGCGAGAAGAAAGGCGACGATCGCAAGGCGTTCATGAAGGCCTGCCTGAGCGGCAAGACCTAA